The Hippocampus zosterae strain Florida chromosome 2, ASM2543408v3, whole genome shotgun sequence genome contains the following window.
ttaaatgaaagaaaattgggGGTCCTAAaatttgtaaatatattttgctGCTTGCAAGCAGTACAAATTTCTGATCTACATATCGTCTCATTTATCAGCAATATAGTGaaaatttggaaaaatgtgAATAAGCAATGAATTTGCCGACTGGTGACCAGATTGACGTTTTTACAGCGGTTGAACTGTCTGTCACCCAAGGAATAGCTGCCAAAGTACACAACCACCGGTCACCAGATTTACAAGcgatgtttcacttttttttctgtcacagaAGAAGGAGAACTCCCTTCTGTTCTCTGTTTGaagcaacacccccccccccaaacaagcgTAAGCTGATGTGATATTTTGTGTGAACCTAGCATAACACTTGCGTCCCAAGACTTTTTTCTACATAATATATAaccgaaaaagaaaatacaaattatGATATCATTCCCACTTTTAGGTCTTTGAGCGGGATCTCCAAGTTCTTTTGAATGACGTGACTCCAGATGGTCTCGAGGTCAGCCAGGACAGCAGTGAGCGAGCCTCCGGGACCGGCGTGCACGTTGAGTTGTCCTCGAACTATAGGCCAGTGGATGTTGTAGCAGTCGTTTGGTTTCACATACAGGGCCTACATTTTGTGATGGCGGGAAGAGGCGGAGGCAATGACTGATGttggacattttcattttcacatagACTCTTGGCACTTACCTCGTCTCCTATCAAATAAGGGGGATGGTGAGATGTGTTGGTCCACTTTACCCTGGAGCTACTGTCTAGCACGGCAGGACGGATCTGACAGTTGTATGCTCTTGCCTAAATAAAGACAGGAGACACATGTCAAGATTTTCCGCTGCACCCGTGCGTTGTTTCTAAAGCATGACTAACGTGATGTTCATGTGATTTATCAGTTGGCTGACTTGTCATTTCTGGCATTCATCCATACTCTTTCCATTATGAACGTTCAATTCCAGCCATTTTCAAGAAAAGAGAAATTATTTTAGTAATCAGCAGTAAAACATGGATTGGTTTCGGTCAAATCACCTATTTTagaccaaagaaaaaaagaaacagaaaacaaGCTTTTTGAGAGAAGAACAGTACACAACAATTACTCAGTGGGTACAAGAGCTCAGAAGGTATTAAACTGCTCCGTCAACCACTATAATGTGATCATACTTTTTGTTGGTGGTCTTAAAGTTGAGTTTCCTTGGAGTCCAGATCTAtttcttctcacacacacacgcacacacacaaacctgctCAGCAGACACTGGCGTCCTCCTCACACCATTGGACATCTTTTTGGACCAAATGGCCTGGTCAACCATTTTAAGGCCGTTCTGCCTCTGTTCATTGCTTTCAGGTTTCTGGTACAGAGCATGAGGAAGGATGCAATGAGGTCAGTGAGAACAACAAATCCAATTTTTACAGGTTACATACACCTGCCGCACATTTAGACCATCTCTGAGCAACCAGGCATCTTCATATCTGGGCTGGCCACTTTGCTTTTGACGGCGTGCTATCACGTGCGGGATCGTGAGCGGAAGGTTGTCTGTCGCTCGGCCAATGCGTAGCGTCCTTGATCCAGGATGGATGACGATGACAAAGTTGCTCTGTATTTGCTGTAAAATAGACGTTCGAGATActataattaattgattaatctgtAACTAATCGATTATCAAATTCATCAGCAGCTATTTTGATAATCAATCGATGTCCCATTTATATATGAGATCAGCGGTTTGTGACTCCACTGGGAGCATTTTTTGCAACCTACCTTTTTGTCTACAGCTAATAATAACGGAACAGAAAAAGGCGAGCCGAAGTCAAAGGAGAGAATCTATTCTTTCATTTGGTAATTGACGTGTCTTGAAAATCTCTAAATGCTCTGAAATGGctggaagaaaatgaaaaatgaaaagctcGTCATCATATTACATATACCGGGGTATAAAATTGTCAAAATGGCACAGCACTACGAAAGGGGGATTCGCAAACTCACCTCCTGGAGGGGCTCCGGGATGGTTGGTGGAGCAATGGGTCTTTTCACTCCTCGCTGTTCCCTCTCCTTCTCTTTGTCgcgctctttttctttttcctttccatTATCTTGTTCTTTTTCTGCTTGGGTCATGTTTCAGTCTAAATCGGTCTATTAACTTGGCTCAAACGgtataaatgaaaaagaaacaaaaaaaaatgtttggatcaAAACACTTCACTGAAAGTGCGACCTCACTACGCGAGGCATTACTTCCGTGTTTGGTCACGTGGTACAAAATGAGTCCCTCCCCcggaaaaaaagacagtttcaacaaactttatttgaaaaacaataatacaaaaatacaaaaataaaggcgTATTTCTCGTAAACACgatgtcatggattttttttaatcctgtttGTGGAATATTTCAAAATTCACTCTAGACATGGTTCTTACTGCACAGTACTTTATAGTATCACTTCTGGCatgtgatgcctttttattatttatgtctGCTACTGGTAGACACATATTGCAAGCTgcaaattcccaaaacatgcatggtaggttaattgaacactgtaAACTGTACAGGGCTGTACTGTACAATGCTTTTATGTGTGCCAGTATGTGTTGAGTGTGTCAGTTCAGAGTGTATCGCGCcttctgtccaaagacagctgggatgcgTTCCAGCATGCCGGCGACTCGTTTGCAGGTatcggatggatggattctataCAGGTTCATCACGTggattattaatattaatccATACATTCCATTAAATTTCTTCAAACGGAGGTGATTACACAATTGACCGTTGTGCTGCCTCTGTGGGAATCAATAAACAACGTCGACTTAGCTTTTCAACCGAGTCCCTTAATTTCACCATACTCTCACTCTCATCAATTACTCCAGGTCCAAAGACAAGAGTCGATCTCATTTTACTATCTTGTTTTTGAGTGTGCAGACTGCGACACAGTTTGTTCAGATCTTTCAGTAAACAAAAGAGCTTGCATGCACGCAGTTCTGGAGCCATGTCACCAGGTCTCTTCCCTTGCTGACCGCCCAATTGTAGCACCCAGAATTTAGCGAGCTCGTGAGCACTCTTAGCGTGGCTCGCCACCATGTTGAGGATCAGGGGGTAAAGATCGTGAGTTGCAGCTGGTATAGAGGTCGTCCCAGTGGAGGTGGAGATGGGGATGGGAGGAGGCCGGCTTGACTGTAATGAAAGTATAAATTATGTcagatcattcaattattgcaGGTGAAAGAATTTGACATTTGGTGGCCTCCATCATAGTTGCCATCATGTCTCAATAATCATGAAATGGATCATGTATATAAAATTTATAGGCACTGCCATGAAGTAACTATAATTACTGTGCGACCAAAGGCAGCTCACTGGACAACTGATtaccacatctgcctcacagctcAGAGGTTATGGGTtcaaaaatgtgcacaaatggaaaaaaaattataaaggaAATTAAGTAAATGTAAAGTACATTACAGAATGGCAGAGTAGATGGAACATTAGTCAGAAACAGGGGTTCACTTGCATCATATAATACTCTAGTCACCCTAAACATAAATCTTACATCTTACCGGTGGGCAGACGATGAGGACGTGCTGTGCAGCTTTGACTTGCTCCGCCAACCAACGCATGGGACCATCGTATGCGATTCTGCTCTGCTGCCATACGTCAATGGCAACACTGCAGCCTGCGTGCTTCTGCAGGAATTCTGCCAAGGCCATCACAGCCTTCTGGAAGGCTCCATTCTCAGGGGGGTACACCAAAAGCACATGGATGGGAACTTGGGTTGATGTCGGTAACCTTTTAAAGCCCATTGATATGGCCAGGTCTGTCCCATACCGTTTATCTATATCAAAATAAGTAAGTAATCACATAGTCAAAATGTGTAATATTTTATGCGGTGGTGTGTACATTATATTCTAGATCAGGACATTGCtattaaatgtatgttttgaGAAATTCGACTTACAGATCATGTATCCAGACGCTAGGATCATCAAAACAGCCAGTCCGAGATAAACGTTCACCAATATGCTGGTGAAATTGTTTTTAGGATCTGCACCGGTGAAACAAACGCAAAAGCACTTTAATATAGTCATTcagaaatattaaaatatattttcaacatTAAAGCTGCTGTTCATATGCATAATTATGTTGTTTTAGATTTTGCTATTGCATAGAGTTTATTTGTCATACCTGCAGTGGGATTTCCTGTTGTGATATCAATGATCTCAGCTGTCGAGAAATGTATTTCCCATTAGTTCATGGCCGTCATTATGATTACGATTATTGTAATGTACACATGGTTTAACCTCACCTGTAGGAGACTGGGTTGACTTTGGTGCGAGacctggaaaaataaaaaaaggaatgatGAATTGCAATTGctgaaacaaacatttgtgctgTGTTTACCACAAAGACAGGCAACAATATatcaatatatacatatatttaccCAGCCGCATCAATGAATGTCCCTGCCACCAGTAAACCTACTAACCTCAAACTGTTTATTGGCTACCATGCCTTCATACTTTGCCCTTCATTTAGGAGGTGAAATAATGTCTTGCTGTTTGGTTGTTTGTCCTGGGTATATGCAAAAGTGCACAATTCATTTTATATTAAACGTTGAGGAGGTGTATGAAAAGGTGggcaaaaatgtgcaaaaaaaaagttttccccAGGTTTCCACATGGAAGTGGACCTCCTGCACTCGAATGCAACTGGCCCGAGTCCCATTTAATGTGATCCTCCATGATTCAGAGAGTAGCTTGCTAACCAGCAAAAGATGGACAAACAAAttaaattccatcttttttttctatttttgttcaaGAAAACCAATTTAAGCCGATTTTTAACCATCTCTCGTAAAGGTGCAATGCCATTCAAGGTCCAGAAATTTTAGAATGGAATGATTCACTTCATTTCGGTGAAATCCATTTCACGAttaaattttgtgtgtgtgtgtgtgtgtgacacattggtataaagttgtattcaattcaattcaaattcaaacaatGAACGTAAATATCAACATTCTTCGTGGCGTAGTTGTATGCTGACTCATTGTCTTTTTATGATAATGAGTGCTGCACCAGCACTTGCAGGACAGTGCCATATCTCtgtcttgtgtgtttttgtctcttgtttgtgtcttgtcaaattcattttcaggggcATCATAACACACCCTTCACCGATGTGCTTCACACGCCACTCGTCTGCTCTCACAAAAACAAGTGCTACAGTTTTGTCGGTGATTGAcaaattgttttaattaaagTGTACTTACTGTATTTGGGTGGAGTAGTGACGAATTTTGCAAACTTAGAAGAAGGGCCGCTCCCCAGTGGTGGCAATGGAAGATTGGCCACCTCGATCGTGGCACCGTAGCGAGCTTGCAGTAAGTAGTGAAaccatttctaaatttgacagacaGAAAAGACGCTGACACTGTAACTTCCACATCTATTTTACAAGCAATCCTTGCTTAAATGCTCAGAACAAACAGtgccattcatttatttattttctaaaatgatTCAAAGTGTTAGATGCATGCAATTGTCATCTTTATGAATGATGACCACCACATGTCTGGGGAGTTCAGAATCTGTCTTCCTGCACCttgcgcttgttttttttgcacctgtaatgggcagcatttttcacagcaccCGTTTTTTTAGCGGAGATGGCGGCACTGTTGGATAATCTGCGCTGGTacggttggatggatggcttgtggagtCGAGGATGCGAATGGAGAGTCGGCGCTGAGCGTGGACGCGTATTTGGAATTGAGAGTCGCCGCTTAgatttgaagcggatttacattggacaggagaagtgaaccaatcgcttttttcgtcaatgaacGCTACAGctacttgtttgctttcaaacttagcttgtagccaaagtgtgcatattttgagcatgtctctgatccactgatgaaaggacacttggattctctcctctttcatctgaaaccgctttaaacaacaaagccgATGCAGGAAGAGTGGGTACGTGCATGACtgttcatgttttatgttatatattgttttattgtttgttttgttattttattttaactttttttgtaaagcgctttgatacaactgcagctgttgtgaaagtgctatctatatattgcgcgtcgtcccgcacgcggtctgtccttccgtctgtcccttttcaaaacgtacctacttcaccgcgccgctcaggcagtggctcactacgatcgcgtgggcatcttagcgaaaaaatgttgtctacccacaagcattgcaatgaaattgttagttatttagtagagctaaacatctctttattttcgcgataagcaatgaagatgaacaaaaagttgaactaagcaacaacatttttgtgggccgaaggcccaccttagcagccttccgcaggaactagctgatgagccgcccggagggcggcgaaccaccaccttaccagccttccgtaggaactagctgatgagccgcccggagggcggcgaaccagctagtactgtataaataaagaggtattgtattgtattgatcatATCGACCAAGATCAAATCaaccacctgcgccacaacttagatgTGCCCCAGGCTGGTCTCAAGTCAGATCCTTCTGCCTGTTTTCATTGGCAAAACTTGCCCAAAGGTAAGCAAATCTtctgatgttttcattttgttttcttgtgttgTATCGTATTGCATTTATGTCCGATATGTGTAACTTTTGCCTTGATTGAAAATAATTGGATTTTATCTACAAACCTATCTAGAATTCAAAATGGAACTCATGGACAGATAAGCAACAACATAGCAGCCATATTTTGAAACACTTTTTCACACAATCAGCTTGCTGTAATGTACAAATCAACATAATAGCTCTCAAATGGTTTCGTTTTTTGGGATTTGATTCAGCATTTACATTCCACAATTTGAATCAATCTCTTACTGTAATACCTGCCGTATGCCAGTGAGGTTAAACTCGGCCAGAGGTGGAGAGTATTCACAGACGTAGATCGTCTTCCCTCTAATGCGTGTGCCAATCAGATATTTTACACTAGCTGCACAGAGACAAGAAATGACAGACATACATCAGAATTTCACAAAGTGATTGGTGGAAACAACTCCATTTTAGATAGTTTGGAGGAATTCTGAGTCATTGCAGGTTGAAGTTTAACTTCAAATATAAGACTTCACTTTAAATGGAGCCACAATTCCCGAGCCTTCATACTATGctatcagtgacttcaaccctCATTTTAAAGGAATATTTTTCAGTCCAAAAGCAACCCAGTGAGTCTTACCATCAATGTTGATTGCCCAGCTTACATTTACCATGTCTATTCCTGACAGGTTTACCAGCTCAAACTTCAAGTCTGCGAGCTGAGATGGACTCTTGTCACTCGAAGGCGGCAACTCtggagaaaaagattttttttaatgtgtcaatAATAACTGTCACATGTTCTCAAAACTAGaccgttttaaaatgtaaaagaatgtatttcaaaatgtcattcaaaGGACGTAATTTTAGATGTgtgcatttttacatttttacatctgCCTACAaattattatgacttcaagatggcgccgcgagagtggctgcctttacagcagctcctatactttttgttcttctactttcttcctttcataactttgccgcTGTTTTGTtgtggtaattattattttaaacacaACATCAGTCCTTATGTTATGCAACTATATCAAACAACCTAGTGGATTGTGACTGAATAATTTGTATTCGACCTATTGGCCAATCTTATGACTAATACCTGAATAAGAATGCCTAGCAACATGTGGCTGTGCAAATAGTTGACATAaccagaaaaagaaaacgagCAGCTACGTGACTGTTATCtaatgaaaatgttatttcacTGTTGAAGTCATGTAACGTGCGTCCATGTAAAATgtttgcaatgtgtgtgtgtgtgtgttattatcTTCTAATTAAAACATTGGAAGTAATTATGATCAATGTTAAGACAAAGAAGATGTATTCAAAGTGTTGACATTACATAAATATTTTAGAAACAGTCAAATAAAGGCACACACCCACATGAGAGGCTGGCATGGACATAATTTAGGGTTTCCTTTCACACACTTCTGAAGAGCTCTCATGTAAACTGAGATCCTCACACGCGAAATGCTGAAATGCTTGAACACATTCTATTCAAAATGTCTCATGACTGAAATCTTATATGATATGCTGAAATGCTCTTATCTGGTATACTGATGTAAATGTTTCAGTCGTGTTTGTTAGAACGTTTCAACATATTAAGAATATTGATTGGCAAAACATGAGCTCTCGGGCTTTTCTCGGGTGAAAAAAACGGACAGCAGCTACTTGGCGGAACATTAAATattaatggtgcactgatgaGAATAACAAACAGATTTGGACAAGCAAGATATTCCCTCCATATCGACCCACCAAAattcccccagtgtgggacaaataaaggttttcttatcttttcttatcatctgtcaaaacaaatcactgATGCACGTCGTCAGCTGAGTACATGTGTGAACATGTTATGCATCTTCTCAAAGCCGAGTTTCTGGAGATTTGAATGGTGCCCAACATTTTACAATTGTCAAATTTGAACTGGAACTTGGGGAGACCTCAATCTTTGATCCTGTATTGGTTTGAAGTCCTAATCAACATTCCAAATTCGTTTTCAAGGCAGATTTTGTGGAAAGAAATTAGATGAACATAAGATTagccttttttctgttttcaaacatccattGTTCAGTGACTGGAGCACTTCCACAGATTCTGACTGggagaaatattcaaaatgataacattttgaatacaatacaatacatgctgatttatatagtgctttcacaacagcagaatATTTCAAAAAGAGACCAAAACTATATTGATACTCCAAATGGTTCAAGAACAGCTACAAATTTACTTTGGGTGCACCTTTTTTCAGGCGTTTTTTGGCGAAGTTGCCCTCAGTGTAAGGGGTTTTAAGAAAATAAGgcagaaaccttttttttcactgtgacAAATCATCAAAATTGTAATTTAGTGTAACTTACAGTTAAACATTCATCATTCAGTTCAAcggtactcttttttttcacatgtacTTTTACTGAAGTACAGAGCTAggcacttttgccacctctgcccTCTGTATAAGCCtacatacaagaaaaaaataaaacatacatacTATTATTTTTCCGACACGTCACGTTCTGTAAAGTCAAAATACAACATGTCTCATTATTGTGACAGAACTTCAATGAACCTGTCATAGAGCTAACACACATCAAGGCAACTTACAATGTCGTGTGACGTCACCAGATCCGCAAGGTACAAGCAGAGAAAAAGTTGAAGCCTCGACATGGCCAAAATTGTGTacaaaacacacgcgcacacgcagaaGTCAGATGTTTGCTTTTAAGAATGGCGAGAAAACGCAGTCTGACCGATTCCGTTCAAGGCTCCGCCCACTCGAGCCGCTCTGGCATGTGCTCCGCTCGCCTTTCGAACGGTAAACTGGCTTTTTATTTCTGCACCTACAGTACTTGTACTCGCGTTTGATTACTGTACCGTCTGTTTATTATGCATGCCACTGACGTCATTTTACCTTGTGGGGTTGAGGCGCTCCGGATAGTCCACTGGATCTATTTTGATTTCTGCTTGAAAGCCTTtgggtttcaaacaaaaaaaaagtaaacaacttTTGTGATTCTTTGATTATGTAAAGCCTATttcgcatgtttttgaatgctTGTTGAGGTTTGTTTATTTCAAAGTGTATTTCTTAAGTGCTAAGTGGGTCCGCCAATAAGAAACACTTCATGGACCCATACACTGATAAGAAAAATGTTGCGAAATTGTTGATTCTCTGTGTAAACTTTACTTAACCATTGCTATGGtgatctgtttttttccccctttccttttattttgtgtgttttcaacgTTCGTGTTCATAAATAGACTTGACATTTGAGGCCACTGGCTGAATTGAATTTCATATTGTAAACCGGTTATGTGATATATGGCCCACATGTGCCACCGTCGATATACATTTGGGAATATCATTCACCCACCCGTAAAAGATTAAGACAGGTTGTTGTCACTTTTGATGTAAGAACTAGCACAGCAGAGGATATTATAAAGTCCTGTTTGGATCCAAACAAAAGCAGACCTAGTTAAACatttcttaccagtgaaatTAATAAGTGACCATCTCGGTCAGGAACTTAATAAGTGCACATTCCAAATGTAATAATGTCTTGCTGAAACATAAATAGCAGTGTCTAAAGTTTCAAATGGGGCAGCCTGGTATGGCGAGCACATCTGTATGAGTGTTGAACAGTTCTGGTTTTGAATCTTTTGCATGTCCTTCGTGTGCTTGTGTGGTTTTCAttgggtactctggcttcctggtatttctttatttatttgtttattttgcacaTGGAATTGAGTTTCTTATTCATTGTTGTTgggtttcaacttttttttccactcattcAGTTTCATTGAAAAGTACCACCTCCACAAACCATGAGATATTAGCCTTTAAAGAGGTGGCAATATTGATATTGTATCACAAGAAATGGTAATGCCATACTTTGGCCATATTGTTAGTTTATCCAAATCTGACTATTTAATTTAAGGTATGTCTACATGTGTCCTCGCATGTAGTGATTGTCAAACTATAAACCAAGTGCAGATCAAAAAATAGTTAGctcttcaaatcaaaatcagaatcatcgttattggccaagtatgtagaagacCCAAGGAATTTGTTGTCTGGTAGTAAAGACTTCATCACTATTATTGCAATAACAcaccgtgctaaccagttgttggcatctgttgacttttttttcaaataacttGTAATCTAAGATGAGTTACTTTGAAAACCAAGCCATCAACTTAACTAAATTACATATAAAGTCAAATAAGCAGTTAAGCAAGTTAGTTGCTTTTCCAAGGTAAATGTGGCAACACTGACTGTAACGTTTTGCaatgtttgaacatttaattcagtgattctttcacataccactagagggagcctaaTGGTAccccactttgagaatcactgttcTAATGTTCGCGCTTGTTTCCACTGACAGCTGACCGTTACACGGAAAGAACCCAACCAGAAGCAGCATGTTGTCTTTGGCCATGCCTGGCATAGCCGGAGCCAAACAACTTGTGAGTGGGAGATGTTCAGCATACAGCAGGAGCTTCTTCACCCGTTTGCCAGACTGTCAGTTTGTTCCGAGAACCTGCCGCCTCGGTGCTGTCTCCCACCATTGCAGATGCATCAGTACCACAGATCCTCGTCGGACTCCAGCGTCACCATCTTCAGCGTCGTCTTCAGCCCATCAGAAATCCTACAGTTTCGTTATCATTGGGGCGGGATCAGCAGGCTGCGTTCTCGCCAATCGTCTCACAGAGGATGCCCAGGAGTCAGCCTTGTTGTTGGAAGCCGGACCAAAAGACATGTTGCTCGGCAGCGTACGTCTGTCGTGGAAGATCCACATGCCAGCTGCACTGACCTACAACCTTTGTGACGACAAGTACGGTAGTCAGTTAATTTGGGACCCTTCACAGCTTCTGACCAATACtcaaaaagaaattgcaaaccACAGCAGTAGGAATTAGACGTGTTTTGCTGAATTACAAATATCTGTTATCCAGACATGAAATAATGTATGATATAAATGAAATACTGCATAAAGTAGTTCTTTTTCCATATCAGATACAATGTGAATACAGtgcccattttttaaatttatcgaTGAATATTTTCTGATATTTCCCGCCATCTGAACTACGGCGTCGCCCTTCTTTCTCCGACAGGTACAACTGGTACTACCACACCTTGCCTCAGGCCCACATGGACAACCGGGTCATGTACTGGCCGAGGGGGCGAGTCTGGGGCGGTTCGTCTTCGCTCAACGCCATGGTGTACATCCGTGGGCACGCTGAAGACTACAACCGCTGGCAGAGGGAAGGAGCCGAGGGCTGGGATTACAACCACTGCCTGCCTTACTTCAGGAAAGCGCAGTGCCACGAACAGGGAGGCAACAggtttgcaacaacaacaaaaattgcttTGTGTCCTTGTGGTCATATGAACTTCTTCCAGTTTTAAACGATAATCAAGACTAAAACATTCAATTATCTTAATCAACTATGCAGAAAATGAATTGATTGTCGGATCTTCTATTTAAACATGGTTGGAAGGGAAAATGTCTCTCTGAATGTGTGGTTCCCATGCCGGTGTCATAATCGGTAGAACAATGCTGCCTGTGGAGTGGTTGAATAGCTAAGATGTCACCTTTGACTGCCTCAACCCAACCTTGGATCATATTTATCTGGGTGTCATTAAAATGGCCAATAGGGTAGTAATACTGATAAGCCACAAACGTACAAAAGATGAGCGGCCCGGTGGACACGTGGTTAGCgttttgacctcacagtgcagaggtaccgggttcgattccggctccggccttcctgtgtggagtttgcatgttctccccgtgactatgtgggttttctccgggtagtcgggcttcattctaaaaacatgcgtggcaggctgatcgaacaatCTAAATTGCTCCTTGGTGCGAgtctgctctgcgattggctggcaaccggttcagggtgtcccccgccagctagtagtagtagtagtagtagacagctagtataggctccagcacagcccgtgacccttgtgaggataaagcggatcagtaCCGTAAATTGAtgcatggatggctggatgtacAAAAGATACATAGAGCCATAAAGCCATATGAACTTTCTGACAGCTAAATAATATTGATCAACAACAGCAATGCAAGCATTGGCTGTCTTGGCCATTCCGCATTGCAAAATGTAACTGCAGTCAAAAATGGACTCAATTCAGATTCGTGAATCACTTCAATGCGTTCTCCGCAGGTACCGTGGAGGTAGTGGCCCACTACACGTGTCCCGGGGGAAGACTAACCATCCTCTTCACAAGGCTTTTATTGAGGCAGGGCAACAGGCGGGATACCCCTTCACTGAAGACATGAATGGATATCAACAAGAAGGCTTGGGCTGGATGG
Protein-coding sequences here:
- the LOC127596699 gene encoding interleukin-17 receptor B isoform X2, with translation MVNVSWAINIDASVKYLIGTRIRGKTIYVCEYSPPLAEFNLTGIRQKWFHYLLQARYGATIEVANLPLPPLGSGPSSKFAKFVTTPPKYSLAPKSTQSPTAEIIDITTGNPTADPKNNFTSILVNVYLGLAVLMILASGYMIYKRYGTDLAISMGFKRLPTSTQVPIHVLLVYPPENGAFQKAVMALAEFLQKHAGCSVAIDVWQQSRIAYDGPMRWLAEQVKAAQHVLIVCPPSSRPPPIPISTSTGTTSIPAATHDLYPLILNMVASHAKSAHELAKFWVLQLGGQQGKRPGDMAPELRACKLFCLLKDLNKLCRSLHTQKQDSKMRSTLVFGPGVIDESESMVKLRDSVEKLSRRCLLIPTEAAQRSIV
- the LOC127596699 gene encoding uncharacterized protein LOC127596699 isoform X1, whose product is MSRLQLFLCLYLADLVTSHDINVTCRKNNKLPPSSDKSPSQLADLKFELVNLSGIDMVNVSWAINIDASVKYLIGTRIRGKTIYVCEYSPPLAEFNLTGIRQKWFHYLLQARYGATIEVANLPLPPLGSGPSSKFAKFVTTPPKYSLAPKSTQSPTAEIIDITTGNPTADPKNNFTSILVNVYLGLAVLMILASGYMIYKRYGTDLAISMGFKRLPTSTQVPIHVLLVYPPENGAFQKAVMALAEFLQKHAGCSVAIDVWQQSRIAYDGPMRWLAEQVKAAQHVLIVCPPSSRPPPIPISTSTGTTSIPAATHDLYPLILNMVASHAKSAHELAKFWVLQLGGQQGKRPGDMAPELRACKLFCLLKDLNKLCRSLHTQKQDSKMRSTLVFGPGVIDESESMVKLRDSVEKLSRRCLLIPTEAAQRSIV